From Tubulanus polymorphus chromosome 9, tnTubPoly1.2, whole genome shotgun sequence, a single genomic window includes:
- the LOC141910638 gene encoding 2'-5'-oligoadenylate synthase 1A-like, which yields MKLSRSEMNAFQADSIQPTERYHAGFRRALDTLIRYLHSENVPFDVSEVVKSGSLGKGTAVIGKADIDCVMYINNFRGMDNIQFKIKECIDKIWDILAGHKWNREGKLKLIRRDSYLINLKLRERCDDEFHEVDLLPSYDILKHYPDKARIYDKMRNIDGRSREFYSAPLAPLQLEFVKKQPTIVKSLIRTVKYWSKTRSSFQKGPPSYFYELLVIDTWERAGSPRSFDLRVGLRTVLQRLTDLGSIRIKWTVNYDRPCCEPRPGRPWIVDPANPFSDVGYNIDSVTCGQLAREADKGLHSQLLKDVEKWDISNPFGNVGEALQAFGSWLSDTMNQQIR from the exons atgaaattgtctcGAAGTG AGATGAACGCATTTCAAGCTGATTCTATCCAACCTACGGAAAGATACCACGCGGGTTTTAGACGAGCTCTGGACACGTTGATTAGGTATCTTCATTCCGAAAATGTGCCATTCGACGTCAGCGAAGTTGTTAAG TCCGGATCGTTAGGTAAAGGTACAGCCGTTATTGGCAAGGCCGATATCGACTGTGTGATGTATATTAACAATTTCCGCGGCATGGACAATATACAATTCAAAATTAAAGAGTGCATCGATAAGATATGGGATATTCTGGCCGGCCATAAGTGGAACAGAGAGggcaaattgaaattgattcgTCGGGATTCATACCTGATAAACCTGAAACTCCGGGAACGCTGTGATGACGAGTTCCACGAAGTTGACCTTCTGCCCTCTTACGATATCTTGAAACACTATCCTGATA AGGCACGTATCTATGATAAAATGCGGAATATCGATGGTAGGTCGAGGGAATTCTATTCTGCACCACTTGCCCCGTTACAGCTAGAATTCGTTAAGAAACAACCTACGATCGTAAAAAGTCTGATACGAACAGTGAAATACTGGTCAAAAACAAGAAGTTCTTTCCAG aaaGGACCGCCATCATACTTTTACGAGTTATTGGTTATAGATACGTGGGAGAGAGCAGGAAGTCCTCGGAGCTTTGACCTCAGAGTCGGACTCCGTACCGTGTTACAACGACTTACGGATCTGGGGTCCATTAGGATAAAATGGACTGTTAACTACGACCGACCGTGCTGTGAACCGCGGCCTGGCAG ACCGTGGATTGTGGACCCAGCAAACCCGTTTTCCGACGTTGGATATAACATAGATTCGGTCACATGTGGTCAGTTAGCCCGAGAAGCCGATAAAGGTCTTCACTCGCAGTTACTGAAAGATGTCGAAAAGTGGGATATCAGTAATCCGTTTGGAAACGTCGGTGAAGCTCTGCAAGCGTTCGGGTCGTGGTTATCCGACACAATGAATCAGCAGATCAGATAA